A window of the Thermoanaerobaculales bacterium genome harbors these coding sequences:
- a CDS encoding DUF362 domain-containing protein, giving the protein MRRGPGHTRRELAKLAAAGLLAGRSVVATGSTARPGVVGTAPLTAEGLNRAAAAAAMEAGLRRALGVDRAAAGLAGLFSASDTVGIKLSCLGGARLSPRVELVEALVDLLAEAGVARSKILVFERSSRELERAGFEIRRSGGPYLCHGTDNQWDREPSTSGSIGSCFAREVSTTCTALISFGVVKDHDLAGVSAGLKNWYGVIHNPNKYHGTNCDPYVADVVRHPFISGKLRLTVLDGVAAQCQGGPAFFAGGQFPLGLVAASADPVAADLWAWRMIEAERARRGLESLRVDGRDPAFIATAARYGLGVGDTASLKVVGG; this is encoded by the coding sequence GTGAGGCGAGGCCCTGGCCACACCCGGCGCGAGCTCGCGAAGCTCGCCGCGGCCGGCCTGCTCGCCGGCCGGAGCGTGGTGGCCACGGGTTCGACCGCGCGGCCGGGCGTGGTCGGCACCGCCCCGCTGACCGCTGAAGGACTGAACCGCGCCGCCGCGGCCGCCGCGATGGAGGCCGGCCTGCGGCGCGCGCTCGGGGTCGATCGCGCGGCGGCGGGTCTCGCGGGGCTGTTCTCGGCCTCCGACACGGTCGGCATCAAGCTCAGCTGCCTCGGCGGGGCCCGGCTGTCGCCGCGGGTCGAGCTGGTCGAGGCGCTGGTCGACCTGCTCGCCGAGGCCGGCGTCGCCAGGTCGAAGATCCTGGTCTTCGAGCGGTCGAGCCGCGAGCTCGAGCGCGCCGGGTTCGAGATCCGGCGTTCCGGCGGGCCGTACCTGTGCCACGGCACCGACAACCAGTGGGACCGGGAGCCCTCGACCTCGGGCTCGATCGGCTCGTGCTTCGCGCGCGAGGTGTCCACGACCTGCACCGCGCTGATCTCGTTCGGAGTGGTCAAGGACCATGACCTGGCCGGGGTCTCGGCGGGCTTGAAGAACTGGTACGGCGTGATCCACAACCCGAACAAGTACCACGGCACCAACTGCGACCCCTACGTGGCCGATGTGGTGCGCCATCCCTTTATCTCAGGCAAGCTCCGGCTGACCGTGCTCGACGGGGTCGCGGCGCAGTGCCAGGGTGGCCCCGCCTTCTTCGCCGGCGGGCAGTTCCCGCTCGGGCTGGTGGCGGCGAGCGCCGACCCCGTGGCCGCGGACCTCTGGGCATGGCGGATGATCGAGGCGGAGCGGGCGCGCCGCGGCCTGGAAAGCCTCAGGGTCGACGGCAGGGACCCGGCGTTCATCGCCACCGCGGCGCGCTACGGCCTGGGCGTCGGCGACACGGCGTCGCTGAAGGTGGTGGGGGGATGA
- the amrS gene encoding AmmeMemoRadiSam system radical SAM enzyme gives MSLDRRRLAWLAAGGTLATAAPSWLGAGGLPTPGEIVDREDLPAREASWYKKLDRLRVECQLCPQGCVVADMERGTCGVRENRGGTYYTLVHSLACSLHADPIEKKPFFHVMPGELALSYATAGCNVECKFCQNWEISQFRPEQVQGYWLPPESLAEMAKRAGAKLTAATYSEPVVFWEYVRDVATAARKAGLRPTIVSNGFIQEQPLREVLPLLDAVKVDLKAFTDAFYQEQVRGKLEPVLKTLEIVRSAGVWLEIVVLLVPTLNDSEDEVRRLAAWVKEHLGTEVPLHFTRFHPTYRLTNLPPTPVETLERAWRAATAEGLHFVYLGNVPGHPAESTRCPGCGEVVIERMGFRILRNALADGHCPKCRRAIPGVWA, from the coding sequence ATGAGCCTCGATCGGCGGCGGCTGGCCTGGCTCGCGGCGGGCGGCACCCTGGCGACGGCGGCGCCGTCCTGGCTGGGCGCAGGAGGATTGCCGACGCCGGGTGAGATCGTCGACCGGGAGGACCTGCCGGCGCGCGAGGCCTCCTGGTACAAGAAGCTTGACCGGCTGCGGGTGGAGTGCCAGCTCTGTCCACAGGGCTGTGTCGTGGCCGACATGGAGCGCGGCACCTGCGGGGTGCGCGAGAACCGCGGCGGCACCTACTACACGCTCGTCCACTCGCTGGCCTGCAGCCTGCACGCCGACCCGATCGAGAAGAAGCCGTTCTTCCACGTCATGCCGGGCGAGCTCGCGCTGTCGTACGCCACCGCCGGCTGCAACGTCGAGTGCAAGTTCTGCCAGAACTGGGAGATCTCGCAGTTCCGGCCGGAGCAGGTGCAGGGCTACTGGCTGCCGCCGGAGTCGCTGGCCGAGATGGCGAAGCGCGCGGGCGCAAAGCTCACGGCCGCTACCTACTCCGAGCCGGTGGTGTTCTGGGAGTACGTGCGCGACGTCGCCACGGCGGCGAGGAAGGCAGGGCTGCGGCCCACCATCGTCTCCAACGGCTTCATCCAGGAGCAGCCGCTGCGGGAGGTCCTGCCGCTGCTCGACGCCGTCAAGGTCGACCTCAAGGCCTTCACCGATGCCTTCTACCAGGAGCAGGTGCGGGGCAAGCTCGAGCCGGTGCTCAAGACCCTTGAAATCGTGCGCAGCGCCGGCGTGTGGCTCGAGATTGTGGTCTTGCTGGTGCCGACCCTCAACGACTCCGAGGACGAGGTCCGCCGGCTCGCCGCGTGGGTCAAGGAGCACCTCGGGACCGAGGTCCCGCTGCACTTCACCCGTTTCCATCCCACCTACCGGTTGACCAACCTGCCGCCGACCCCGGTCGAGACCCTCGAGCGCGCATGGCGGGCGGCCACCGCCGAGGGCCTGCACTTCGTCTACCTCGGCAACGTGCCTGGCCACCCGGCCGAAAGCACCCGTTGCCCGGGCTGCGGCGAGGTGGTGATCGAACGGATGGGCTTCCGGATCCTGCGCAACGCGCTTGCCGATGGGCATTGTCCCAAATGCCGGCGGGCGATCCCGGGCGTATGGGCGTAG
- a CDS encoding EamA family transporter — protein MGVAPSGPGEGRHLHGLPASGVLSLLAIYLAWGSTYLAIRVAVREGAGWGPFWMGAARVLVAALVLLALSRLRGARLRPTRVELLVLAGTGVLMWVGGNGLVNWAEQRVDSGLAALVVGTAPLSVAAMEAAIDRKAPSRRLVLSLVVGFAGLVVLSWPVLRTGVAADMLGVLALAVAGASWGLGSIVLHRRKLGLDSLAVAGWQQLAGGLGFAAVALSVGEQLPRPTPQAWGAWGYLTVMGSLVAFSCFVYALKVLPTSVVMTYAYVNPAIAVVLGWLILDESITGYTFLGMALILAGVWGVFRDKLARR, from the coding sequence ATGGGCGTAGCGCCGAGCGGTCCCGGCGAGGGCCGCCACCTCCATGGGCTTCCGGCCTCGGGCGTGCTCTCCCTGCTCGCGATCTACCTGGCGTGGGGCAGCACCTACCTCGCGATCCGGGTCGCGGTCCGCGAGGGCGCCGGGTGGGGCCCGTTCTGGATGGGCGCGGCGCGGGTGCTGGTCGCCGCTCTCGTGCTGCTCGCCCTCAGCCGGCTGCGCGGGGCGCGGCTGCGGCCGACCCGGGTCGAGCTGCTGGTGCTCGCCGGGACCGGTGTCCTGATGTGGGTCGGCGGCAACGGCCTCGTCAACTGGGCCGAGCAACGGGTCGACTCCGGGCTGGCGGCGCTGGTGGTCGGCACCGCGCCGCTGTCGGTCGCGGCGATGGAGGCGGCGATCGACCGCAAGGCGCCGAGCCGCCGGCTGGTGCTGTCGCTGGTGGTCGGGTTCGCGGGACTGGTCGTGCTGAGCTGGCCGGTGCTGCGCACGGGCGTGGCCGCCGACATGCTCGGCGTGCTGGCCCTGGCGGTCGCGGGCGCGAGCTGGGGTCTGGGGTCGATCGTCCTCCACCGCCGCAAGCTCGGCCTCGATTCGCTCGCGGTTGCGGGCTGGCAGCAGCTCGCCGGCGGGCTCGGCTTCGCCGCGGTCGCGCTCTCAGTCGGCGAGCAACTGCCGCGGCCGACCCCGCAGGCTTGGGGCGCCTGGGGGTACCTGACCGTCATGGGATCGCTGGTCGCCTTCTCGTGCTTCGTGTACGCGCTCAAGGTGCTGCCGACCTCGGTCGTGATGACCTACGCCTACGTCAACCCGGCGATCGCGGTGGTGCTGGGCTGGCTGATCCTCGACGAGTCGATCACCGGCTACACCTTCCTCGGCATGGCGCTCATTCTCGCCGGCGTCTGGGGCGTCTTCCGCGACAAGCTGGCCCGCCGCTGA
- a CDS encoding FHA domain-containing protein, whose amino-acid sequence MAWKTPKRRRPAASPGRHREIMQVSPMTGENTIEQGFWLEEWLIQPWLGRMVRRQVGVHLRPRVLDVLLVLADRPGEVVSDRELVDRVWSSGFVSENTITHCVKELREDLGDTASSPRFVETIPRRGYRLIGHVRPIQSIDAVDPFGEARGLLVADRWWAFLVDGGNVIGRGDDVPICVDSEWISRHHARITVGDGGAVIEDLGSKNGTYVGDQRIDTPTPLADGDLVKIGDVQFEFRSRQSDQHEATWTLDSEPPPGPSRRRKRS is encoded by the coding sequence TTGGCGTGGAAGACCCCCAAGCGCCGGCGACCTGCTGCCAGCCCGGGACGACACCGTGAGATAATGCAGGTGTCACCGATGACCGGCGAAAACACGATTGAACAGGGGTTCTGGTTGGAGGAGTGGCTGATCCAGCCGTGGCTCGGCCGCATGGTCCGCCGGCAGGTCGGCGTTCACCTGCGCCCGCGCGTCCTCGACGTCCTGCTCGTTCTCGCCGACCGTCCCGGGGAGGTGGTGTCGGATCGGGAGCTTGTCGATCGGGTCTGGAGCTCGGGCTTCGTCTCGGAAAACACGATCACTCACTGCGTGAAGGAGCTGCGAGAGGACCTGGGCGACACGGCGTCGTCGCCGCGCTTCGTGGAGACGATTCCTCGGCGCGGCTATCGGCTCATCGGCCATGTCCGGCCGATCCAGTCCATCGACGCTGTCGATCCGTTCGGCGAGGCCAGAGGCCTGCTCGTCGCAGATCGATGGTGGGCGTTCCTCGTGGACGGCGGGAACGTGATCGGTCGCGGCGATGACGTCCCGATCTGCGTCGACTCGGAGTGGATCTCCAGACACCACGCCCGCATCACGGTCGGCGACGGGGGCGCGGTCATCGAGGACCTCGGAAGCAAGAACGGCACTTATGTGGGCGACCAGAGAATCGACACACCCACACCGCTCGCTGACGGTGACCTGGTCAAGATCGGCGATGTTCAATTCGAGTTTCGCAGCCGGCAGAGCGACCAACACGAAGCTACATGGACTCTGGATTCGGAGCCGCCACCCGGTCCTTCTCGCCGGCGAAAACGCAGTTGA
- a CDS encoding acetate--CoA ligase family protein codes for MAAVDFASIEDILLAAHRQGRRSLYEHECYDLLSSTGAEAAPAHRLIEPGARPTRADLEEISSDRVVLKVVSPDIVHKTEARGVRIVAREIGAVEAAFELMQREVPEAYAGYLTGRSGDRPAALAGLAGKGLRRRIADRIAGTLLCSFVEPDDRGFATELFVGIRATDEFGPIISAGLGGVEMEVMAKRSRPGAAIAIAPTGAVTGAGFLELFRGTLSYDRLSGRMRGSRRLVEDSILEECFQAFIDVANHFSAANPAAPLHLVELEVNPFTVAGGRLAPLDGVCSFRPAVAAPPPRPAAKIEQLLKPGSIAVVGVSEKSMNMGRIILHNILAAGFPRDRAYVVRGGLAAIDDVRCAPSIAELPEKVDLLVVAVGARQVPEVMHEVLEHDRVNAVILIPGGLGEKEGSQGLESELKERIQQSHIGPGGGPLVLGGNSLGVISHPGRYDTMFIPETKLAKSRGDHPRRTCFISQSGAFIISNLSRMPWLDPAYALSIGNQIDLTAADLMAHVAKDPAIEVVAAYMEGFRHGDGLAFAAAVRDAVAAGKDVVFYKAGRTSEGRSATAGHTASVAGDYAVCEAALRQAGAMVAADFNEFSDLLLLSVSLRGKKVRGNRLMAMSNAGYESVGMADSLRGERAELTLARLGAEAQEGIAAVLNEFKLDGLVDVKNPLDVTPMACDAAFARIVGHALADPGVDLMVAGIVPLTPAMQTLPAGEGHHESIRADGSVARLLPAAAAGSDTPLVVVVDSGSWFDPLADQLGEAGLPVFRSADRAVRVLCTWVDIKRKVH; via the coding sequence ATGGCCGCTGTCGATTTTGCGAGCATAGAGGACATCCTTCTCGCCGCGCACCGGCAGGGGCGGCGCAGCCTCTATGAGCACGAGTGCTACGACCTGCTGTCGAGCACCGGGGCCGAGGCCGCGCCGGCCCACCGGCTGATCGAGCCGGGAGCACGGCCCACCCGCGCCGATCTCGAGGAGATCTCGAGCGACCGGGTGGTGCTGAAAGTGGTGTCGCCCGACATCGTCCACAAGACCGAGGCCCGCGGGGTGCGGATCGTGGCCCGCGAGATCGGCGCCGTCGAGGCTGCCTTCGAGCTGATGCAGCGCGAGGTGCCGGAGGCCTATGCCGGCTACCTCACGGGGCGCAGCGGCGACCGCCCGGCCGCCCTCGCCGGCCTCGCCGGCAAGGGCCTGCGGCGGCGCATCGCCGACCGCATCGCCGGCACCCTGCTGTGCAGCTTCGTCGAGCCCGACGACCGCGGCTTCGCCACCGAGCTGTTCGTCGGGATCCGCGCGACCGACGAGTTCGGGCCGATCATCTCGGCCGGCCTGGGCGGGGTCGAGATGGAGGTGATGGCCAAGCGCTCCCGGCCCGGCGCCGCGATCGCGATCGCCCCCACCGGCGCCGTCACCGGGGCCGGCTTCCTCGAGCTGTTCCGGGGCACGCTGAGCTACGACCGGCTGTCGGGCAGGATGCGCGGCTCGCGCCGGCTCGTCGAGGACTCGATCCTCGAGGAGTGCTTCCAGGCCTTCATCGACGTCGCCAACCACTTCTCCGCCGCCAACCCCGCGGCCCCGCTCCACCTCGTCGAGCTGGAGGTCAACCCGTTCACGGTGGCGGGCGGCAGGCTGGCGCCGCTCGACGGCGTCTGCAGCTTCCGCCCCGCCGTCGCCGCGCCGCCCCCGCGGCCGGCCGCCAAGATCGAGCAGCTCTTGAAGCCCGGATCGATCGCGGTCGTCGGCGTCTCCGAGAAGTCGATGAACATGGGCCGGATCATCCTCCACAACATCCTCGCCGCCGGCTTTCCCCGCGACCGCGCCTACGTCGTGCGCGGCGGTCTCGCGGCCATCGACGACGTGCGCTGCGCGCCGTCGATCGCCGAGCTGCCGGAGAAGGTCGACCTGCTGGTGGTCGCGGTCGGGGCGAGGCAGGTGCCGGAGGTCATGCACGAGGTCCTCGAGCACGACCGGGTCAACGCGGTCATCCTGATTCCGGGCGGGCTCGGCGAGAAGGAGGGCAGCCAGGGTCTCGAGAGCGAGCTGAAGGAGCGCATCCAGCAGTCCCACATCGGGCCTGGCGGCGGGCCGCTGGTGCTCGGCGGGAACTCGCTGGGCGTGATCTCGCACCCCGGCCGCTACGACACCATGTTCATCCCCGAGACCAAGCTCGCCAAGTCGCGCGGCGACCACCCGCGACGGACCTGCTTCATCTCCCAGTCCGGGGCTTTCATCATCTCCAACTTGAGCCGGATGCCGTGGCTCGACCCGGCCTACGCGCTCTCCATCGGCAACCAGATCGACCTCACCGCCGCCGACCTGATGGCGCACGTCGCGAAGGACCCGGCGATCGAGGTCGTCGCCGCCTACATGGAGGGCTTCCGCCACGGCGACGGGCTCGCCTTCGCCGCAGCGGTCCGCGACGCGGTGGCGGCCGGCAAGGACGTGGTGTTCTACAAGGCCGGCCGCACCTCCGAGGGCCGCTCGGCGACCGCCGGCCACACCGCCTCGGTGGCCGGCGACTACGCGGTCTGCGAGGCCGCGCTGCGCCAGGCCGGCGCCATGGTCGCCGCCGACTTCAACGAGTTTTCGGACCTGCTGCTCCTCAGCGTCTCGCTGCGCGGCAAGAAGGTCCGCGGCAACCGGCTGATGGCGATGTCGAACGCCGGCTACGAGTCGGTCGGGATGGCCGACTCGCTCCGCGGCGAGCGCGCCGAGCTGACCCTGGCGCGGCTCGGCGCCGAGGCGCAGGAGGGCATCGCGGCCGTGCTCAACGAGTTCAAGCTGGACGGGCTGGTCGACGTCAAGAACCCGCTCGACGTCACGCCGATGGCCTGCGACGCCGCCTTCGCGCGGATCGTCGGCCACGCTCTCGCCGATCCCGGCGTCGACCTGATGGTGGCGGGCATCGTGCCCCTGACGCCGGCCATGCAGACCCTGCCCGCCGGTGAGGGCCACCACGAGTCGATCCGCGCCGACGGCTCGGTCGCCCGGCTGCTGCCGGCGGCCGCCGCCGGCTCCGACACCCCCCTGGTGGTGGTGGTGGACTCGGGCAGCTGGTTCGATCCCCTCGCCGACCAACTCGGCGAGGCCGGCCTGCCGGTGTTCCGCTCCGCCGACCGCGCGGTGCGGGTCCTCTGCACGTGGGTTGACATCAAACGAAAGGTCCATTGA
- a CDS encoding indolepyruvate oxidoreductase subunit beta, which translates to MQKNIILAGVGGQGILSIAYVIDNAALDAGFHFKQAEVHGMAQRGGAVQSHLRYGDGPIHSDLVPTGRADLIISVEPLEVMRYWHYLSPDGWVVTSITPYVNISDYPELDSLIEDLAAFGRVVLVDSNLLARAAGNLRAQNTVVVGAAAPLLDFPDGMLEKHVETLFAGKGQKTVDVNIRAFRLGRAAGLFFRGLVDGGLSVVDAVRLCRKIDPSTVDPAHAPAWAAAIRADRRLLEQTLAGESVVPCDRVAALA; encoded by the coding sequence ATGCAGAAGAACATCATCCTCGCCGGCGTCGGGGGCCAGGGCATCCTGTCGATCGCCTACGTCATCGACAACGCCGCGCTCGATGCGGGCTTCCACTTCAAGCAGGCAGAGGTGCATGGCATGGCGCAGCGCGGCGGCGCCGTCCAGTCCCACCTCCGCTACGGCGACGGCCCGATCCACTCGGACCTGGTGCCCACCGGGCGCGCCGACCTGATCATCAGCGTCGAGCCGCTCGAGGTGATGCGCTACTGGCATTACCTCTCGCCCGACGGCTGGGTGGTCACCAGCATCACCCCCTACGTCAACATCTCCGATTACCCGGAGCTCGATAGCCTGATCGAGGACCTCGCCGCGTTCGGGCGGGTCGTGCTGGTCGACAGCAACCTGCTCGCCCGCGCGGCCGGCAACCTGCGCGCCCAGAACACGGTGGTGGTCGGGGCGGCGGCGCCGCTCCTCGACTTCCCGGACGGGATGCTCGAGAAGCACGTCGAGACGCTGTTCGCCGGCAAGGGCCAGAAGACGGTCGACGTCAACATCCGCGCCTTTCGTCTGGGCCGCGCCGCCGGCCTCTTCTTCCGCGGCCTGGTCGACGGCGGGCTGAGCGTGGTCGACGCGGTCCGGCTGTGCCGGAAGATCGATCCCTCGACCGTCGACCCCGCCCACGCCCCGGCCTGGGCGGCCGCGATCCGGGCCGACCGGCGCCTGCTCGAGCAGACCCTGGCAGGCGAGTCCGTGGTGCCGTGCGATCGCGTCGCCGCGCTCGCCTGA